The following proteins are co-located in the Dromiciops gliroides isolate mDroGli1 chromosome 2, mDroGli1.pri, whole genome shotgun sequence genome:
- the LOC122742730 gene encoding olfactory receptor 4K13-like, which yields MEMSNDSMVHEFILLGLTSSWELEIFFFGVFFLAYASIMSGNILIVVMVIFDSHLHSTPMYFLLANLSCIDMTISTVTVPKMITDFFRERKTISSWGCMAQMFLLHLLGGSEMTLLIVMAVDRYIAICKPLHYTSLMNHWLLVGLVLLSWVVGFIHTISQMVFIVNLPFCGPNVIDNVFCDIPLVIKLACTDTYIPDLLVVAFSGLLSLICFILLLVSYTIILVTVQHRSSGGLSKALSTLSAHITVVTLFFGPIIFIYAWPFSNFSVDKFLSIFYSVITPLLNPIIYTLRNQEMKAALIRLRSRHISTRQNF from the coding sequence ATGGAGATGAGTAATGACTCTATGGTACATGAGTTTATTTTATTAGGACTCACCAGTTCTTGGGAACTTGAGATTTTCTTCTTTGGGGTCTTCTTCTTGGCCTATGCATCAATAATGTCAGGAAACATTCTCATTGTAGTTATGGTGATCTTTGACTCACACCTGCATTCCACCCCCATGTATTTCCTCCTTGCCAACCTTTCCTGTATTGACATGACTATTTCCACTGTCACTGTCCCCAAGATGATCACAGATTTCTTCAGAGAGAGAAAAACCATTTCCTCATGGGGTTGTATGGCACAGATGTTTCTACTTCACCTCTTAGGAGGCAGTGAGATGACTCTACTCATAGTCATGGCTGTTGATAGATACATTGCAATATGTAAACCTCTCCACTACACATCCCTCATGAATCATTGGTTGCTGGTAGGACTTGTGTTGCTTTCTTGGGTGGTTGGTTTCATCCATACCATCAGCCAGATGGTTTTTATTGTGAATCTACCCTTCTGTGGCCCCAATGTAATTGATAATGTTTTTTGTGATATTCCCCTTGTGATCAAACTTGCCTGCACTGACACCTACATCCCTGATCTACTGGTTGTTGCTTTCAGTGGGCTGCTCTCATTGATCTGCTTCATCCTCTTGCTTGTCTCCTATACTATCATCTTGGTCACTGTCCAACATCGCTCCTCTGGAGGACTCTCCAAGGCTCTTTCTACATTGTCTGCTCATATCACAgtagtaactcttttttttggtcctATTATCTTCATATATGCTTGGCCATTCAGTAACTTTTCAGTGGACAAATTTCTCTCAATATTTTACTCTGTTATAACTCCCCTTCTAAATCCAATCATCTATACCTTGAGGAATCAAGAAATGAAAGCAGCTTTGATTAGATTAAGGAGCAGACACATCAGCACCAGGCAGAACTTCTAG